Proteins co-encoded in one Inmirania thermothiophila genomic window:
- a CDS encoding c-type cytochrome → MWRVASLVLLTMGVVGLTHAAGDPEAGKAKTQLCAGCHGADGNSVNPLWPNLAGQHPKYLEAQLRAFKSGARKDPTMSPMAATVQDGDIPDIAAYFAAQTVKASAVTASEEVLAEGRKIYLGGIAETRTAACAGCHGPRGQGNGPAGFPALAGQKAQYVAKQLKDFRAGTRATDPNGMMRDVAKRMTDAEIAAVAAYIASLR, encoded by the coding sequence ATGTGGCGCGTAGCGAGCCTGGTGCTGCTCACGATGGGCGTCGTGGGCCTGACCCACGCCGCCGGGGACCCGGAGGCGGGCAAGGCCAAGACGCAGCTCTGCGCGGGCTGCCACGGCGCCGACGGCAACAGCGTCAACCCGCTGTGGCCGAACCTCGCGGGCCAGCATCCGAAGTACCTCGAGGCGCAGCTTCGCGCCTTCAAGTCCGGGGCGCGGAAGGACCCCACCATGAGCCCCATGGCGGCCACGGTCCAGGACGGGGACATCCCGGACATCGCCGCCTACTTCGCCGCCCAGACGGTCAAGGCGTCCGCCGTCACCGCCTCCGAGGAGGTGCTGGCGGAGGGCCGCAAGATCTATCTGGGCGGCATCGCGGAGACCCGCACCGCGGCCTGCGCCGGCTGCCACGGCCCCCGGGGCCAGGGCAACGGCCCGGCCGGGTTCCCGGCCCTCGCGGGCCAGAAGGCCCAGTACGTGGCCAAGCAGCTCAAGGACTTCCGCGCCGGGACACGGGCCACCGACCCCAACGGCATGATGCGCGACGTGGCGAAGCGGATGACCGACGCCGAGATCGCGGCGGTCGCCGCCTACATCGCCTCGCTGCGCTGA
- a CDS encoding GlcG/HbpS family heme-binding protein, which translates to MQRTALALAAALAAAPAGAAEGLVQYSMLRPETALRMAQAALESCRKAGFQVAVAVVDRMGVTQVLLRDRLAGPHTPETARRKAWTAVSFRTDTATLAEVTQAGKVQSAARDIPGALMLAGGLPVEAGGSIVGGIGVSGAPGGELDARCARDGIAAVEDEINF; encoded by the coding sequence ATGCAGCGCACCGCCCTCGCCCTCGCCGCCGCCCTCGCCGCCGCGCCGGCGGGCGCCGCCGAGGGCCTCGTCCAGTACAGCATGCTCCGCCCCGAGACCGCCCTGCGCATGGCCCAGGCGGCGCTGGAGAGCTGCCGCAAGGCCGGCTTCCAGGTCGCGGTGGCGGTGGTGGACCGCATGGGTGTGACCCAGGTCCTCCTGCGCGACCGCCTCGCCGGTCCGCACACCCCGGAGACCGCGCGGCGCAAGGCCTGGACCGCCGTGAGCTTCCGCACCGACACCGCGACCCTGGCCGAGGTCACCCAGGCCGGCAAGGTCCAGTCCGCGGCCCGCGACATCCCCGGGGCGCTCATGCTCGCCGGCGGGCTGCCGGTGGAGGCGGGCGGCAGCATCGTCGGCGGCATCGGCGTCTCCGGCGCCCCCGGCGGCGAGCTCGACGCCCGCTGCGCCCGCGACGGCATCGCCGCGGTGGAGGACGAGATCAACTTCTGA
- the mutM gene encoding bifunctional DNA-formamidopyrimidine glycosylase/DNA-(apurinic or apyrimidinic site) lyase: MPELPEVETTRRGIAPHVEGRRLLGAVVREARLRRPVPPDLHRRIAGARVRAVARRAKYLILELIREDSPAGALLIHLGMSGSLRVLDANAPPGPHDHVDLRLEGGRALRLRDPRRFGLVLFCPGDPPAHPLLAGLGPEPLDPGFDGAALAAALHGRRSAVKAALLDQKVVAGVGNIYACEALFEAGIHPARPAGRIAPVRLARLAGALRAVMAEAVAAGGSTLRDFVGGDGRPGYFQHRFRVYGRAGAPCPRCGGAIRRRLLAQRVTYYCPRCQR, encoded by the coding sequence GTGCCTGAGCTGCCCGAGGTCGAGACGACGCGGCGCGGCATCGCCCCGCACGTGGAGGGGCGGCGGCTCCTCGGCGCCGTGGTGCGCGAGGCGCGGCTGCGGCGGCCGGTGCCGCCCGATCTGCACCGGCGCATCGCCGGGGCGCGCGTGCGGGCGGTGGCGCGGCGGGCCAAGTACCTGATCCTGGAGCTGATCCGGGAGGACAGCCCTGCCGGCGCCCTGCTGATCCACCTCGGCATGTCCGGGAGCCTGCGCGTGCTCGACGCGAACGCCCCGCCCGGCCCCCACGACCACGTCGATCTGCGGCTGGAAGGGGGCCGGGCGCTGCGGCTGCGCGACCCGCGCCGCTTCGGCCTCGTCCTCTTCTGCCCGGGCGACCCGCCGGCCCACCCGCTGCTCGCGGGGCTGGGCCCCGAACCCCTCGACCCCGGCTTCGACGGCGCCGCCCTCGCCGCCGCCCTGCACGGGCGGCGCAGCGCCGTGAAGGCGGCGCTGCTGGACCAGAAGGTGGTGGCGGGCGTCGGCAACATCTACGCCTGCGAGGCCCTCTTCGAGGCCGGCATCCACCCGGCGCGACCGGCGGGGCGGATCGCCCCGGTGCGGCTCGCGCGGCTTGCCGGCGCGCTCCGTGCGGTGATGGCGGAGGCGGTGGCCGCCGGCGGCTCGACCCTGCGCGACTTCGTCGGCGGCGACGGCCGCCCCGGCTACTTCCAGCACCGCTTCCGCGTCTACGGCCGCGCGGGCGCCCCGTGCCCCCGCTGCGGCGGCGCGATCCGCCGCCGCCTCCTCGCGCAGCGGGTGACCTACTACTGCCCGCGCTGCCAGCGCTGA
- a CDS encoding c-type cytochrome — protein sequence MRKLAIGLAAAAALGAGAAHAASGEEIYKQVCFACHATGAAGAPKVGDKAAWAPRIAQGMDTLVQRAMNGFNAMPPKGTCGQCSEADIRAVVEYMVSQSK from the coding sequence ATGAGGAAGCTCGCCATCGGTCTCGCCGCCGCCGCCGCCCTCGGCGCCGGCGCCGCCCACGCCGCCAGCGGCGAGGAGATCTACAAGCAGGTCTGCTTCGCCTGCCACGCCACCGGCGCCGCCGGCGCGCCCAAGGTCGGCGACAAGGCCGCCTGGGCCCCGCGCATCGCCCAGGGCATGGACACGCTGGTGCAGCGCGCCATGAACGGCTTCAACGCGATGCCGCCCAAGGGGACCTGCGGCCAGTGCTCGGAGGCGGACATCCGCGCCGTGGTGGAGTACATGGTGAGCCAGTCCAAGTGA
- a CDS encoding DUF4340 domain-containing protein, translated as MAAAQGLTPMRGRWLLNLALLALVAVLAALAWWPQRRGAEPPAPPLAAVQRDAVRRIEIVRGDDTLLVERDEGGRWWLAGTPRLPADGAKVESVLGLAATPSEQRYPVADLDLTQFGLDPPRVTLRLGEAELALGDAEPISGRRYIRVGDTLHLVSTGVFATLTAGRDAWISPQLVPEGAELEAVRLPDGVTVRRTDGGWAREPQAEGVGEAALADFADGWRLARAFEAGMDADPPPAGEVVTLVLEGLGERRFVIVQREPELVLRRLDLPVRYRFTRFTAERLLAPPKGEAAGGKASEGRESG; from the coding sequence GTGGCGGCGGCGCAGGGCCTGACTCCGATGCGCGGGCGCTGGCTTCTCAACCTCGCGCTGCTCGCCCTGGTCGCGGTCCTCGCCGCCCTCGCGTGGTGGCCGCAGCGCCGGGGCGCGGAGCCGCCCGCCCCGCCGCTCGCCGCCGTCCAGCGGGACGCGGTGCGGCGGATCGAGATCGTGCGCGGCGACGACACGCTGCTCGTGGAGCGGGACGAGGGCGGGCGCTGGTGGCTTGCCGGCACGCCGCGGCTGCCCGCCGACGGGGCCAAGGTGGAGAGCGTGCTCGGGCTTGCCGCGACGCCCAGCGAGCAGCGCTACCCGGTGGCCGACCTCGATCTCACGCAGTTCGGCCTCGACCCGCCGCGGGTCACGCTGCGCCTGGGAGAGGCCGAGCTCGCCCTCGGCGATGCCGAGCCCATCAGCGGACGGCGCTACATCCGCGTCGGCGACACCCTGCACCTCGTCTCCACGGGCGTCTTCGCCACCCTCACCGCCGGGCGCGACGCCTGGATCAGCCCCCAGCTCGTCCCCGAGGGCGCCGAGCTCGAGGCGGTGCGCCTGCCCGACGGCGTCACCGTCCGCCGCACCGACGGCGGCTGGGCCCGGGAGCCGCAGGCGGAGGGGGTCGGGGAGGCGGCCCTCGCCGACTTCGCCGACGGCTGGCGCCTTGCGCGCGCCTTCGAGGCCGGCATGGACGCGGACCCGCCGCCCGCAGGAGAGGTGGTGACCCTCGTCCTCGAAGGCCTCGGCGAGCGCCGTTTCGTCATCGTCCAGCGCGAGCCCGAGCTCGTCCTGCGCCGCCTCGACCTGCCCGTGCGCTACCGTTTCACCCGCTTCACCGCCGAGCGGCTCCTCGCCCCGCCCAAGGGCGAGGCGGCCGGCGGGAAGGCGTCGGAGGGGCGGGAAAGCGGCTGA
- a CDS encoding GldG family protein — translation MEVNRRTRATLRIQGLLFVALLLGAVGLAAYLTHQHRVQWDWTAGGRNTLSEASRTLLARLEGPVEITAYVRPNEALRTRIRDLVDRYRRAREDVSLRFVNPDTAPAEVRSLNITVDGELLVRYQGRSEHVRQLTEEALTNALQRLARGGERWVVFLTGHGERDPLGERNFDLGTFSRELEGKGVRLRTLNLARDPRIPDNTTLLVIAGPQRDYLPGEVEVVRRWVREGGNLLWLLEPDGLHGLDALARDLGLATVPGHVVDPTGQMVGIAQPDFILVPEYPFHPVTEGFTDLTLFPQPVALRHEAPEGWEGQPLLRTLARAWAESGPLEGVVTLDPAEGDEPGPLTLAVTLTRPRPQPEAKAGDEAPAEPPAPRQRVAVVGDGDFLANAFVGNGGNLAFGASLFNWLLHDDALIRIPPKTAPDTQLALSRQALSLMGVGFLVGLPLLLAGGGTLVWWRRRRA, via the coding sequence ATGGAGGTGAACCGTCGCACCCGCGCCACGCTGCGCATCCAGGGCCTGCTCTTCGTCGCGCTGCTGCTGGGCGCGGTGGGCCTCGCCGCCTACCTCACCCACCAGCACCGGGTCCAGTGGGACTGGACCGCGGGCGGGCGCAACACCCTCTCGGAGGCGAGCCGCACGCTCCTGGCGCGGCTCGAGGGGCCGGTGGAGATTACCGCCTACGTGCGGCCCAACGAGGCCCTGCGCACCCGCATCCGCGACCTCGTGGACCGCTACCGGCGGGCGCGCGAGGACGTCTCGCTGCGCTTCGTCAACCCCGACACCGCCCCGGCCGAGGTCCGCAGCCTCAACATCACCGTCGACGGCGAGCTCCTGGTGCGCTACCAGGGCCGCAGCGAGCACGTCCGCCAGCTCACCGAGGAGGCCCTCACCAACGCCCTGCAGCGGCTCGCCCGCGGCGGCGAGCGCTGGGTGGTCTTCCTCACCGGCCACGGCGAGCGCGACCCCCTCGGCGAGCGCAACTTCGACCTCGGCACCTTCTCGCGCGAGCTCGAGGGCAAGGGCGTACGGCTGCGCACGCTCAACCTCGCCCGCGACCCGCGGATCCCCGACAACACCACCCTGCTCGTCATCGCCGGGCCGCAGCGCGACTACCTGCCGGGCGAGGTGGAGGTGGTGCGCCGCTGGGTCCGCGAGGGCGGCAACCTCCTCTGGCTCCTGGAGCCCGACGGCCTGCACGGCCTCGACGCCCTCGCCCGGGACCTGGGCCTTGCCACCGTCCCCGGCCACGTCGTCGACCCCACCGGGCAGATGGTGGGCATCGCCCAGCCCGACTTCATCCTCGTCCCCGAGTATCCCTTCCACCCCGTGACCGAGGGCTTCACCGACCTCACCCTCTTCCCCCAGCCGGTGGCGCTGCGCCACGAGGCCCCGGAGGGCTGGGAGGGGCAGCCGCTGCTGCGCACCCTCGCCCGGGCCTGGGCCGAGTCGGGCCCCCTGGAAGGGGTCGTGACCCTGGACCCCGCCGAGGGCGACGAGCCGGGGCCGCTGACCCTGGCGGTGACCCTCACGCGGCCGCGTCCGCAGCCCGAAGCGAAGGCCGGCGACGAGGCGCCGGCGGAACCGCCGGCGCCCCGGCAGCGCGTCGCCGTGGTGGGCGACGGCGACTTCCTCGCCAACGCCTTCGTCGGCAACGGCGGCAACCTCGCCTTCGGCGCGAGCCTGTTCAACTGGCTGCTGCACGACGACGCCCTGATCCGGATCCCGCCCAAGACCGCCCCCGACACGCAGCTTGCGCTCTCGCGGCAGGCGCTCTCGCTCATGGGCGTCGGCTTCCTCGTAGGGCTGCCGCTCCTCCTCGCGGGCGGCGGGACCCTCGTCTGGTGGCGGCGGCGCAGGGCCTGA
- a CDS encoding homoserine kinase, with product MAVYTEVGEREVAALLARYDLGALIALEPIAEGIENTNYFVTAEGGRFVLTLFESSVPREDLPFFVALTGHLAARGIPCPRPLADRGGACLQRLAGRPAVLVERLPGASVTAPRPAHCAAAGELLARLHAAAADFPRHRPNPRGAAWREATAAQVRPRLDPVASRLLAEEVAAQALPPPAGLPRGIVHADLFRDNVLFEDGRLSGVIDFYYACSDVLLLDVAIAVNDWCAVPGGGLDETRAAALVGAYAAVRPFTPEEHAAWPRMLRLAALRFWLSRLYDWHFPREGVLARRKDPDEYRRLLEAHRAAAPPLAA from the coding sequence ATGGCGGTCTACACCGAGGTCGGCGAGCGGGAGGTGGCGGCGCTGCTCGCGCGCTACGACCTCGGCGCGCTCATCGCCCTCGAGCCCATCGCCGAGGGCATCGAGAACACCAACTACTTCGTCACCGCCGAGGGCGGCCGCTTCGTCCTGACCCTGTTCGAGTCCTCGGTGCCGCGCGAGGACCTGCCCTTCTTCGTGGCCCTGACGGGACACCTGGCGGCGCGGGGCATCCCCTGCCCGCGGCCCCTCGCCGACCGCGGCGGCGCCTGCCTGCAGCGGCTCGCCGGACGGCCGGCGGTGCTGGTGGAGCGCCTGCCCGGGGCCAGCGTGACAGCGCCGAGGCCGGCGCACTGCGCCGCGGCGGGCGAACTGCTCGCGCGGCTGCACGCCGCCGCCGCCGACTTCCCGCGCCACCGCCCCAACCCGCGCGGCGCGGCCTGGCGCGAGGCGACGGCGGCGCAGGTCCGGCCCCGCCTCGACCCCGTGGCCTCGCGGCTGCTCGCCGAGGAGGTGGCGGCGCAGGCGCTGCCCCCGCCGGCGGGGCTGCCGCGCGGCATCGTCCACGCCGACCTCTTCCGCGACAACGTCCTCTTCGAGGACGGACGCCTCTCGGGCGTGATCGACTTCTACTACGCCTGCAGCGACGTGCTGCTGCTGGACGTGGCCATCGCCGTCAACGACTGGTGCGCCGTGCCCGGCGGCGGCCTCGACGAGACGCGGGCGGCGGCCCTCGTGGGCGCCTACGCCGCGGTCCGCCCCTTCACCCCCGAGGAGCATGCCGCCTGGCCGCGCATGCTGCGCCTCGCCGCCCTGCGCTTCTGGCTGTCGCGGCTCTACGACTGGCACTTCCCCCGCGAGGGGGTCCTCGCCCGGCGCAAGGACCCCGACGAGTACCGCCGGCTGCTCGAGGCGCACCGCGCCGCGGCGCCGCCGCTGGCGGCCTGA
- a CDS encoding DUF2782 domain-containing protein: MRGWAPWLAAAWAGAVLGAPPSWPEEPPPPLPAGAEEAPAAPRPEVTIRPSEGGVVEEYRIRGRLYMVRVVPRRGRPYFLIDTDGDGELETRRFELAPEVLVPGWVIRSW; encoded by the coding sequence TTGAGAGGATGGGCGCCATGGCTGGCGGCGGCGTGGGCCGGGGCGGTGCTCGGCGCCCCGCCGTCGTGGCCCGAGGAGCCGCCCCCGCCCCTGCCCGCCGGGGCCGAGGAGGCGCCGGCGGCGCCGCGGCCCGAGGTGACCATCCGCCCGAGCGAGGGCGGCGTGGTGGAGGAGTACCGCATCCGCGGCAGGCTCTACATGGTGCGGGTGGTGCCGCGCCGGGGGCGGCCCTACTTCCTCATCGACACCGACGGTGACGGCGAGCTGGAGACGCGCCGCTTCGAGCTCGCCCCCGAGGTGCTGGTGCCCGGCTGGGTGATCCGGAGCTGGTGA
- a CDS encoding MipA/OmpV family protein — MTRAALALLLACAQAAQAAPRWTAGVGAAALRLPDYPGAPDARDHLLPFPYLAYQGERLRIDGAQARERLFAGPRARLELSLFGSVPVRRRDDGPRAGMPALDPLLEAGPELRIRLDAAGRWRLLLPLRLAWATDLRSLRPKGLTFAPALARRTPWAGGRLTLSLGLAWRDRRRHGYVYDVDPPFAAPARPAFRAPGGYGGARFQVAWGRRGPRWILGAYLRWDDLHGAAFEASPLVRRRGHLQGGLAVTRILWRRGTAPAAE, encoded by the coding sequence ATGACCCGCGCCGCCCTCGCCCTCCTGCTCGCCTGCGCCCAGGCCGCCCAGGCCGCGCCCCGCTGGACGGCGGGGGTGGGCGCCGCGGCGCTGCGGCTCCCCGACTATCCCGGCGCCCCCGATGCGCGCGACCACCTGCTGCCCTTCCCCTACCTCGCCTACCAGGGCGAGCGGCTGCGCATCGACGGCGCGCAGGCCCGCGAGCGCCTCTTCGCCGGTCCGCGCGCGCGGCTGGAGCTGAGCCTCTTCGGCAGCGTCCCGGTGCGCCGCCGTGACGACGGGCCGCGCGCCGGGATGCCGGCGCTGGACCCCCTGCTGGAGGCGGGCCCGGAGCTTCGGATCCGGCTCGATGCGGCAGGGCGCTGGCGGCTCCTCCTGCCCCTGCGCCTGGCCTGGGCCACGGACCTGCGGAGCCTGCGCCCGAAGGGCCTGACCTTCGCCCCCGCCCTGGCCCGGCGCACCCCTTGGGCGGGCGGCCGTCTCACCCTCTCCCTGGGGCTGGCCTGGCGCGACCGCCGCCGTCACGGCTACGTCTACGACGTCGACCCGCCCTTCGCCGCGCCGGCCCGGCCTGCCTTCCGCGCCCCGGGCGGCTACGGCGGCGCCCGCTTCCAGGTCGCCTGGGGCCGGCGCGGCCCGCGCTGGATCCTTGGCGCCTACCTGCGCTGGGACGACCTGCACGGGGCGGCCTTCGAGGCGAGCCCCCTGGTGCGGCGCCGCGGCCACCTCCAGGGGGGGCTCGCCGTCACCCGCATCCTCTGGCGGCGCGGCACCGCGCCGGCCGCGGAGTAG
- a CDS encoding thiol:disulfide interchange protein DsbA/DsbL: MTIRRILSALVLVLGLARAAGAAEYEPLAQPLPTADPAKVEVVEVFWYGCPHCYRLLPYMERWLRHKPDYVLYRRLPGILRPEWALHARAYYTAEILGVADELHRPLFDAIHAERRPLDTEQALEDFFAEHGVDREAFRRTFRSFAVETRVRQARALMQRYGVQGTPTVIVNGKYRTDGSMAGSYADLVRVVQQLVEREAEALRR; encoded by the coding sequence ATGACCATCCGGCGCATCCTTTCCGCGCTCGTCCTCGTCCTCGGCCTCGCCCGCGCGGCCGGCGCCGCCGAGTACGAGCCCCTCGCGCAGCCCCTGCCCACCGCCGACCCCGCCAAGGTGGAGGTGGTGGAGGTCTTCTGGTACGGCTGCCCCCACTGCTACCGGCTGCTGCCGTACATGGAGCGCTGGCTGCGCCACAAGCCCGACTACGTGCTCTACCGCCGCCTGCCCGGGATCCTCCGCCCGGAGTGGGCCCTGCACGCGCGCGCCTACTACACGGCGGAGATCCTCGGCGTCGCCGACGAGCTGCACCGCCCCCTCTTCGACGCCATCCACGCCGAGCGCCGCCCCCTGGACACCGAGCAGGCGCTGGAGGACTTCTTCGCCGAGCACGGGGTGGACCGCGAGGCCTTCCGCCGCACCTTCCGCTCCTTCGCGGTGGAGACCCGGGTGCGCCAGGCGCGGGCGCTGATGCAGCGCTACGGGGTCCAGGGCACCCCCACCGTGATCGTCAACGGCAAGTACCGCACCGACGGCAGCATGGCGGGGAGCTACGCCGACCTCGTGCGCGTGGTGCAGCAGCTGGTGGAGCGGGAGGCCGAGGCGCTGCGCCGCTGA
- the yihA gene encoding ribosome biogenesis GTP-binding protein YihA/YsxC — MGGIEADPRLAGVRYLGGALALRDLPADEGAEVAFAGRSNAGKSSAINALAAVRGLARTSKTPGRTQILHFFAVGDPGRRLVDLPGYGFARAPLALRRRWEAAIGAYLQRRRSLRGLVLLSDVRHPLRESDRLLLGWCAEAGLAVHVALTKADKLRRGPAAAALARVRRELADAASVQLLSVVDGTGVGELRDVVAAWLELGTRAKKDPGQKGGKTPGSQDRPAGETGRTTRQGRDSG, encoded by the coding sequence ATGGGCGGCATCGAGGCGGATCCGCGCCTTGCGGGGGTGCGCTACCTGGGCGGCGCCCTGGCGCTGCGCGACCTGCCCGCGGACGAGGGCGCGGAGGTGGCCTTCGCCGGCCGCTCCAACGCCGGCAAGAGCTCGGCCATCAACGCCCTGGCGGCGGTGCGGGGCCTTGCGCGCACGTCGAAGACGCCGGGGCGGACCCAGATCCTGCACTTCTTCGCGGTGGGCGATCCGGGGCGGCGGCTGGTGGATCTCCCGGGCTACGGGTTTGCGCGGGCGCCCCTCGCCCTGCGCCGCCGCTGGGAGGCCGCCATCGGCGCCTATCTCCAGCGGCGGCGGAGCCTGCGCGGGCTGGTGCTGCTCAGCGACGTGCGCCATCCCCTGCGCGAGAGCGACCGCCTGCTCCTCGGCTGGTGCGCCGAGGCGGGGCTCGCCGTGCACGTGGCCCTGACCAAGGCCGACAAGCTGCGCCGCGGCCCGGCGGCGGCCGCCCTGGCGCGGGTACGGCGCGAGCTGGCCGATGCAGCCTCGGTGCAGCTGCTCTCGGTGGTGGACGGCACCGGCGTGGGGGAGCTGCGCGACGTGGTGGCGGCCTGGCTCGAGCTCGGCACGCGCGCAAAAAAGGACCCCGGCCAAAAGGGGGGGAAAACGCCGGGGTCCCAGGACCGCCCGGCTGGGGAGACCGGGCGAACGACCCGCCAAGGGAGGGATAGCGGGTGA
- the polA gene encoding DNA polymerase I, with the protein MREKPTPLVLVDASSYLYRAFHALPPLANSRGEPTGAIHGVLTMLRRLLADLRPERIGVVFDAPGRTFRDDLFERYKAQRPPMPEALAAQVEPLLEAIEAMGLPLLRVPGVEADDVIGTLARRAAARGLDTVISTGDKDMAQLVGPHVTLVNTMTGTVLDAAGVEARFGVPPERIVDLLALMGDASDNIPGVPRWGPKTAARWLRHYGSLDALLAHADEIPGKAGESLRAHLDQLALSRELATIRRDLDLETDLDDLRPRPPDRGRLRAIYQRLELARLLRALEEEEGAPGDGAERAEAAPRAEVEVILDEAALARWLERLAAAELVAIDTETTSLDPLDARIVGLSFAVDETRAAYLPLGHDYADAPPQLPREAVLARLRPILEDPARPKLAHNLKYDLAVLWGAGIEPAGLAHDTMLQSYVLDAAAARHDLDTLALRHLGRRTTRYEEVAGKGAREIPFGQVRIEDAAPYAAEDAEVALALHRVLWPRLAAEPDLRRVYEEIEMPLVPVLARMERHGVLVDAALLRAQGEELAARLAELEREAHRLAGRPFNLNSPKQLQEILFGELGLPVRRRTPKGQPSTAEEALQELALDYPLPRVILEHRALAKLKGTYIDRLPERIHPRTGRVHTSYHQAGTATGRLASADPNLQNIPVRTPEGRRIRQAFIAPPGHLLLSADYSQIELRIMAHLSGDEGLLRAFAEGRDIHQATAAEVFGVAPEAVTPAQRRAAKAINFGLIYGMSAFGLARQLGIPREEAQAYIDRYFARYRGVAAFMERTREQARRDGYVTTLFGRRLHLPELRAASAARRAAAERAAINAPMQGTAADLIKRAMIAIDRWLRETGSGAHLILQVHDELVLEVPEAEVERVREAVVRCMREAGRLRVPLVVETGVGRNWDEAH; encoded by the coding sequence ATGCGCGAGAAGCCGACCCCGCTCGTCCTCGTCGACGCCAGCTCCTATCTCTATCGCGCCTTCCACGCCCTGCCGCCGCTCGCCAACTCCCGCGGCGAGCCCACCGGCGCGATCCACGGCGTCCTCACCATGCTGCGCCGGCTCCTCGCCGACCTGCGCCCGGAGCGCATCGGCGTGGTCTTCGACGCCCCCGGCCGGACCTTCCGCGACGACCTCTTCGAGCGCTACAAGGCGCAGCGCCCGCCCATGCCCGAGGCCCTCGCCGCCCAGGTGGAGCCGCTGCTGGAGGCCATCGAGGCCATGGGGCTGCCGCTGCTGCGGGTCCCGGGGGTGGAGGCCGACGACGTCATCGGCACCCTCGCCCGGCGCGCCGCCGCCCGCGGCCTCGACACCGTGATCTCCACCGGCGACAAGGACATGGCCCAGCTCGTCGGGCCGCACGTGACGCTGGTCAACACCATGACCGGCACCGTCCTCGATGCCGCGGGCGTGGAGGCCCGCTTCGGCGTGCCGCCCGAGCGCATCGTCGACCTGCTCGCCCTCATGGGCGATGCCAGCGACAACATCCCGGGGGTGCCGCGCTGGGGCCCCAAGACCGCGGCGCGCTGGCTCCGGCACTACGGCTCGCTCGATGCGCTCCTCGCCCACGCCGACGAGATCCCGGGCAAGGCGGGCGAGAGCCTGCGCGCCCATCTGGACCAGCTCGCCCTCTCGCGCGAGCTCGCCACCATCCGCCGCGACCTCGACCTCGAGACGGATCTCGACGACTTGCGCCCTCGCCCGCCCGACCGCGGGCGGCTGCGCGCGATCTACCAGCGCCTCGAGCTCGCCCGCCTGCTGCGCGCCCTCGAGGAGGAGGAAGGCGCGCCGGGGGACGGCGCCGAGCGCGCCGAGGCGGCGCCGCGGGCCGAGGTGGAGGTGATCCTCGACGAGGCGGCGCTGGCACGCTGGCTCGAGCGGCTCGCCGCCGCCGAGCTCGTCGCCATCGACACCGAGACCACCAGCCTCGACCCCCTGGACGCGCGGATCGTGGGCCTGTCCTTCGCGGTGGACGAGACGCGCGCGGCCTACCTGCCCCTCGGTCACGACTACGCCGATGCGCCGCCGCAGCTTCCGCGCGAGGCGGTGCTGGCGCGGCTGCGGCCGATCCTGGAGGATCCGGCGCGCCCCAAGCTCGCCCACAACCTCAAGTACGACCTCGCGGTGCTGTGGGGCGCGGGAATCGAGCCCGCGGGGCTCGCCCACGACACCATGCTCCAGTCCTACGTCCTCGACGCCGCCGCCGCCCGCCACGACCTCGACACCCTGGCCCTGCGCCATCTCGGCCGGCGCACCACCCGCTACGAGGAGGTGGCGGGCAAGGGCGCGCGCGAGATCCCCTTCGGGCAGGTGCGCATCGAGGACGCCGCCCCCTACGCCGCCGAGGACGCCGAGGTGGCCCTGGCGCTGCACCGGGTGCTGTGGCCGCGGCTCGCCGCCGAGCCCGATCTGCGCCGCGTCTACGAGGAGATCGAGATGCCGCTGGTGCCGGTGCTGGCGCGCATGGAGCGCCACGGCGTGCTGGTGGATGCGGCGCTGCTGCGGGCCCAGGGCGAGGAGCTCGCCGCGCGTCTGGCCGAGCTCGAGCGCGAGGCCCACCGCCTCGCCGGCCGCCCCTTCAACCTCAACTCCCCGAAGCAGCTCCAGGAGATCCTCTTCGGCGAGCTGGGCCTGCCGGTGCGGCGCCGCACCCCCAAGGGCCAGCCCTCCACCGCCGAGGAGGCGCTGCAGGAGCTCGCCCTCGACTATCCGCTGCCGCGCGTCATCCTCGAGCACCGGGCCCTCGCCAAGCTCAAGGGCACCTACATCGACCGCCTGCCCGAGCGCATCCACCCCCGCACCGGGCGCGTCCACACCTCCTACCACCAGGCCGGCACCGCCACCGGCCGCCTCGCCTCCGCCGACCCCAACCTCCAGAACATCCCCGTGCGCACCCCCGAAGGGCGGCGCATCCGCCAGGCCTTCATCGCCCCGCCCGGGCACCTGCTGCTGTCGGCCGACTACTCGCAGATCGAGCTGCGGATCATGGCCCACCTCTCCGGCGACGAGGGCCTGCTGCGCGCCTTCGCCGAGGGACGCGACATCCACCAGGCCACCGCGGCGGAGGTCTTCGGGGTGGCCCCCGAGGCGGTCACGCCGGCGCAGCGCCGCGCCGCCAAGGCCATCAACTTCGGCCTCATCTACGGCATGTCGGCCTTCGGCCTCGCGCGCCAGCTGGGCATCCCGCGGGAGGAGGCCCAGGCCTACATCGACCGCTACTTCGCGCGCTACCGCGGGGTGGCCGCGTTCATGGAGCGCACCCGCGAGCAGGCCCGCCGCGACGGCTATGTCACCACCCTCTTCGGCCGCCGCCTCCATCTGCCGGAGCTGCGCGCGGCGAGCGCCGCCCGCCGCGCCGCCGCCGAGCGCGCCGCCATCAACGCCCCCATGCAGGGCACCGCCGCCGACCTCATCAAGCGCGCCATGATCGCCATCGACCGCTGGCTGCGCGAGACCGGCTCGGGGGCTCACCTGATCCTGCAGGTCCACGACGAGCTGGTGCTGGAGGTGCCGGAGGCGGAGGTGGAGCGCGTGCGCGAGGCGGTGGTGCGCTGCATGCGCGAGGCGGGACGGCTGCGCGTGCCCCTGGTGGTGGAGACCGGCGTCGGGCGCAACTGGGACGAGGCCCACTGA